In Mytilus edulis chromosome 4, xbMytEdul2.2, whole genome shotgun sequence, the following proteins share a genomic window:
- the LOC139521567 gene encoding uncharacterized protein encodes MTCTHCASDMNLCKRKDISDSLQWKCPACLLTSSIRRSSIFEKSKLPLRKLMELVYYFGIDLQIYEVEKLSDISHVSVIEWYDQFRIVCKESLTNDPVLLGSNSEHLIEIDESLFGKKRKYHRGTGKQDTWVFGMVEKGSRKVILQIVEKRDRKTLLPIIQENVAEGAHINSDCWAAYNTLEKEGFVHKTVNHSKEFKAQDGTCTNEIEGIWGLAKLKIKSMKGVRHERIGDILNEFCYRYRYGFSNGDVFHKFLKDIAIFNEKK; translated from the exons ATGACCTGCACACATTGTGCTTCAGATATGAATTTGTGTAAACGGAAAGACATTTCAGATTCTTTACAATGGAAATGCCCAGCATGCCTGTTAACCAGCTCCATAAGGAGGAGTAGTATTTTTGAG AAGTCCAAACTGCCACTACGAAAACTGATGGAACTAGTTTACTACTTTGGAATAGATCTTCAAATTTACGAAGTGGAAAAACTTTCCGATATCAGTCATGTCAGTGTTATTGAATGGTATGACCAGTTCCGGATAGTATGTAAGGAATCGTTAACAAATGATCCAGTCTTATTGGGATCAAACAGTGAACATTTGATTGAAATCGACGAAAGTCtctttggaaaaaaaagaaaatatcacaGAGGTACAGGAAAACAAGATACCTGGGTTTTTGGAATGGTGGAGAAGGGGTCAAGGAAAGTGATTTTGCAAATAGTGGAAAAAAGAGATCGTAAGACCTTGTTACCAATTATTCAGGAAAATGTTGCCGAAGGAGCACACATTAACTCTGATTGTTGGGCGGCGTATAACACATTGGAAAAGGAAGGATTTGTGCATAAAACTGTAAACCACAGTAAAGAATTTAAAGCACAAGATGGAACCTGCACAAATGAAATTGAAGGCATATGGGGGCTTGCAAAACTTAAAATCAAATCAATGAAAGGAGTGAGACATGAAAGAATCGGTGACATATTAAATGAATTTTGCTACAGATACAGATACGGGTTTTCAAATGGAGACgttttccataaatttttaaaggacattgcaatctttaatgaaaaaaaatga
- the LOC139520744 gene encoding uncharacterized protein translates to MTLRYRCFALRLLKMAAAFKKFRSEDILSLYKSAYNTKIPWKEVFEEETENYFSIFEKATNCSRSLVLSSVLSLTSTLCGPNTKVTVGDNSYSTVLNQYIVAVCAPGGGKTNTYYKVIDPVVEKIKEKHGIAIQLEAYTTAGLQKHQLNNQGYGIITCDEGHRFLSSVNVKQSKGEGERSLLCKMWGGKGDSSILVTGTRGFSKTSMSCCLFIQPQPLLSELCQLGGDDGLMDRFLFCVAKPVFNTTAITKANVPLLRDTKLQSFENVMNNIYEEHLAGKHYKLSADAESVFDGLIDSYSDYMNAKYGSDHEEDKENETPNLNISLDDSEMMTSKDTIHILRLAAVLHVFQHSFSCGLNDGCYTPTPLEITKSRLKQAMVLYNSLSQQKSLFVQAIASCDRDTPALHLKPVATFRDRVAKAMCKSCGPFVTIRQLQKRLKRSLAENIKIELEMLQQNGFGTLKTLKTRHGKRNFFFKIPGNCIDMEIGAHSTIIKSVGINIDTYESTFNDLSTLTDEEKNFTIQHHPHAEGIEGLW, encoded by the exons ATGACGTTACGTTATCGCTGTTTTGCTTTGAGACTGCTGAAGATGGCTGCGGCTTTTAAAAAGTTCAGAAGCGAGGATATTTTATCCCTTTACAAATCCGCTTACAATACTAAAATTCCTTGGAAAGAAGTATTTGAAGAGGAAACAGagaattatttttctatatttgaaaaagcTACAAATTGCTCCCGAAGCCTAGTTTTGTCCAGTGTTTTATCACTAACCTCTACTTTGTGTGGTCCAAATACGAAGGTTACAGTTGGAGACAACTCATATTCTACCGTGTTAAACCAGTATATCGTTGCAGTATGTGCACCCGGTGGAGGAAAAACCAATACATATTACAAAGTCATTGATCCCGTGgtggaaaaaataaaagaaaaacatggaATTGCAATTCAATTGGAGGCTTACACGACAGCAGGTCTCCAGAAACACCAATTAAATAACCAAGGGTATGGTATCATCACGTGTGATGAAGGACACAGGTTTTTGTCATctgtaaatgtaaaacaatcgAAGGGTGAAGGCGAGAGATCTCTTTTGTGTAAGATGTGGGGAGGAAAAGGAGACTCCAGCATCCTAGTAACAGGAACAAGAGGTTTTTCCAAAACATCAATGTCCTGCTGTCTATTTATTCAACCTCAACCATTACTTTCAGAGTTATGTCAACTTGGTGGAGATGATGGTTTAATGGATCGGTTTCTGTTTTGCGTTGCCAAACCAGTCTTTAATACCACGGCAATTACTAAAGCAAATGTACCACTATTACGAGACACCAAATTGCAAAGTTTTGAAAATGTCATGAACAACATTTACGAGGAACACTTAGCAGGGAAGCACTACAAGTTGTCCGCAGATGCCGAGAGTGTGTTTGATGGTTTGATTGACTCATATTCAGACTACATGAATGCCAAATATGGATCTGACCACG AGGAAGACAAAGAGAATGAAACTCCTAATCTTAACATATCACTAGATGATAGTGAAATGATGACAAGTAAAGACACCATTCATATTCTTCGTCTTGCTGCCGTTCTGCATGTATTCCAACACAGTTTCAGTTGTGGATTAAATGATGGGTGCTACACACCGACACCATTAGAAATAACCAAATCTAGATTAAAACAAGCAATGGTCTTGTATAATTCATTATCTCAACAAAAATCACTGTTTGTTCAG GCTATTGCTTCATGTGATCGGGACACACCAGCTCTTCATTTAAAACCAGTGGCAACTTTTAGGGACAGAGTCGCCAAGGCCATGTGCAAATCGTGTGGACCATTTGTTACAATACGACAATTACAAAAACGTCTAAAACGTTCACTTGCCGAGAACATCAAAA TTGAACTTGAAATGTTGCAACAAAATGGATTCGGCACATTAAAGACACTCAAAACCCGCCATGGAAAGCGTaactttttcttcaaaataccaGGCAATTGCATCGATATGGAAATTGGTGCACATTCTACAATCATCAAATCGGTGGGAATTAATATTGACACATATGAGTCAACATTCAACGACTTATCAACTCTTACTGATGAAGAAAAAAACTTTACTATTCAACATCATCCACATGCAGAGGGAATCGAAGGACTGTGGTGA
- the LOC139520745 gene encoding uncharacterized protein has translation MEFPFSKVSTLERCRGDNATLVGLTHTTGSAVHMSTAVNQQPKPGPSEFLKDEYFNYLELSHDNLVDNHIDGNLTNNYFEYELGQSDIIVKGRLRKNIQFWIDIGAPKFIIDTIRHGFILPFYSNPISTCLSNNLSALNNADFVKSAINDLLARGLIVETLDIPFVVNPLTVAVQSNNKKRLILDLREINRHLWKQSVKFEDMRIAKHYINAHSYIFKYDVHSAYHNVDIFPPHTKYLGFAWELNGVKKYFKFLVLPFGLSTACYIFTKLTRPLIKKWRGEGKQIIMYLDDGLGVHDDKEVCTQMSIQVKKDIISSGFVPKAEKSMWTPTKNLTFLGTHIDTDKGIFTIPDNRIDKIMSTISDIDLCLSKSGKVFVRKVASLVGQITSTSPVIGNIVYLMTKHLSIDINSVHSWNSYIHLSVDSIDQINFWRFNLHEANVKPFNWQTIVYSDASNTGYGGYIVENPYNIAHGTWLESEVSTSSTWKELTAVKNVFLSLINFLNGKNVKWFTDNQNVVSIVSKGSTKSVLQKLALDIFSTCIKHNVNIDMVWIPRTENERADYLSRIIDSDDWAISEFVFQIVESLWGPHEVDWFASDDNFKLHVFYSRFWNVNSSGVDAFTVDWRGINGLFVPPVSLIPRVLMYMRQCKAVGTLILPYWPSASFWPMLCPFGDGFISEVINFIDLPTYKNAYVAGKSKKAIFGNVDLTFRMLALRMDFSSS, from the coding sequence ATGGAATTCCCCTTCAGCAAGGTTTCAACGCTGGAAAGATGCAGAGGGGACAATGCTACTCTTGTGGGTCTTACGCACACTACAGGTTCAGCTGTCCATATGTCAACAGCAGTAAACCAGCAACCCAAACCAGGCCCCAGTGAATTTTTAAAAGATGAGTATTTTAATTATCTTGAACTTTCACATGACAATTTAGTAGATAATCATATTGATGGCAATTTGACCAATAATTATTTTGAATACGAACTAGGTCAATCTGATATAATTGTGAAAGGTAGACTTAGAAAAAACATTCAATTTTGGATAGATATTGGTGCTCCTAAATTTATTATAGATACTATTAGACatggttttattttacctttctaTTCCAATCCTATATCGACTTGTTTATCTAATAATTTATCAGCTTTGAATAATGCAGATTTTGTAAAATCGGCTATTAACGATTTATTAGCTAGAGGTTTAATTGTGGAGACATTAGATATTCCATTTGTTGTGAATCCTTTAACTGTTGCTGTTCAGTCAAACAACAAAAAACGGTTAATTTTAGATTTGAGAGAAATTAACAGACATTTATGGAAGCAGAgtgtaaaatttgaagatatGCGTATTGCAAAACATTATATTAATGcacattcatatatttttaagTATGATGTTCATTCTGCATATCATAACGTCGATATCTTCCCGCCTCACACTAAATATCTAGGTTTTGCATGGGAATTAAACggtgttaaaaaatatttcaaatttctgGTATTACCGTTTGGTCTCAGTACGGCTTGTTACATATTTACCAAACTAACTAGACCACTTATTAAAAAGTGGAGAGGAGAAGGCAAGCAGATTATTATGTACTTGGACGATGGGCTTGGTGTACATGATGATAAGGAAGTGTGTACTCAAATGTCTATACAGGTTAAAAAAGACATAATTAGTAGCGGTTTTGTACCGAAAGCCGAAAAGTCTATGTGGACACCTACTAAAAATCTAACTTTTTTAGGTACTCATATTGATACAGATAAAGGCATTTTTACTATCCCTGACAATCGTATTGATAAGATTATGAGTACCATTTCAGATATTGATTTGTGTTTATCCAAAAGTGGTAAAGTATTTGTAAGGAAGGTAGCTTCCTTGGTAGGACAGATTACATCTACGTCTCCCGTTATAGGCAATATAGTATATTTAATGACTAAACATTTGTCTATTGACATTAATAGTGTTCATTCATGGAACAGTTATATACATTTATCTGTAGACAGTATTGATCAAATTAATTTTTGGAGGTTTAATTTACATGAAGCCAATGTTAAACCTTTTAATTGGCAGACTATTGTATATAGTGATGCAAGTAATACGGGTTACGGTGGTTATATCGTGGAAAACCCATATAATATTGCTCATGGTACGTGGTTAGAATCTGAAGTTTCTACTAGTTCTACATGGAAGGAGTTGACTGCggtgaaaaatgtatttttgtcgcttataaactttttaaatggCAAGAATGTAAAATGGTTTACTGACAATCAAAATGTTGTTAGCATTGTTAGTAAAGGGAGCACTAAATCAGTTCTGCAAAAGTTAGCTTTAGACATTTTTAGCACATGtattaaacacaatgttaatatAGATATGGTATGGATCCCACGTACTGAGAACGAGAGAGCTGATTATCTAAGTAGAATTATTGATTCAGATGATTGGGCTATTTCTGAATTTGTATTTCAGATAGTTGAATCCCTTTGGGGACCTCACGAGGTTGATTGGTTTGCCTCTGACGACAATTTTAAATTGCACGTTTTTTATTCCAGATTTTGGAATGTGAATTCATCAGGTGTTGATGCGTTCACGGTTGATTGGCGAGGGATCAACGGGTTATTTGTTCCACCTGTTTCTTTGATCCCACGTGTATTGATGTATATGCGGCAGTGTAAAGCTGTTGGTACTTTAATTTTACCTTACTGGCCCTCTGCCAGTTTTTGGCCAATGCTTTGTCCTTTTGGTGATGGGTTTATTTCTGAGGTGATAAATTTTATAGATCTTCCTACTTACAAAAATGCTTATGTAGCTGGTAAGAGTAAGAAGGCCATATTTGGCAATGTTGATTTAACTTTTCGCATGTTAGCATTACGGATGGATTTTTCATCCAGTTAG
- the LOC139521568 gene encoding uncharacterized protein: CFLSITHIFLQAFAGELQNLPVSLLSKVNLLPELLSESRAPSTTKGYYQSFLRWKKWAILNGIENCDILPAKAFHVAIYLASLTQSSNTASPVVQAFYSLKWIHSLIGSLCSPTDSSLVINVLEGAKRSLATPTNKKEPISVELLHKMYDAMFSFGNLYNQRIICACFTAFAGFLRVSEMLNIRRSDIVILECYMSILIQHSKTDVYRDGNSVLIARTHSNKCPVKNMELYLQWADISCDSDEFIFRNLTKCKDAYVLRKENTPLSYSRMRELFIEAFKPFVHNIKRYGLHSLRSGGASVCANLGLPDRLFKRHGRWRSETAKDGYVKDSLEDLLKVSKNLGL, from the coding sequence TGTTTCCTTTCAATTACACATATATTTTTGCAGGCATTCGCTGGAGAATTGCAGAATCTACCTGTCTCTTTACTTAGTAAAGTGAATTTACTTCCAGAATTACTTTCGGAATCTCGAGCACCATCTACAACAAAAGGGTATTATCAAAGTTTTTTACGATGGAAAAAATGGGCTATATTGAACGGAATTGAAAATTGTGATATTCTACCAGCTAAAGCTTTTCACGTAGCTATATATTTAGCTTCTCTGACACAGTCGAGCAATACTGCTAGTCCAGTTGTTCAGGCGTTTTATTCTTTAAAGTGGATACATTCACTAATTGGATCTTTATGTTCACCGACTGATTCGTCTTTAGTTATTAATGTGTTAGAAGGTGCGAAACGCAGTTTGGCTACTCCTACGAATAAAAAGGAACCTATTTCGGTGGAATTGCTGCATAAAATGTATGATGCCATGTTTTCTTTTGGTAACTTGTATAATCAACGTATAATTTGTGCGTGTTTCACTGCATTTGCTGGTTTTTTAAGAGTTTCTGAGATGCTTAATATTAGAAGAAGTGATATAGTTATTTTAGAGTGTTATATGTCAATTCTAATACAACATAGTAAAACAGATGTATATAGAGATGGAAATTCAGTATTAATCGCTCGTACACATTCAAATAAGTGTCCCGTTAAAAACATGGAATTATATTTGCAGTGGGCTGATATTTCATGTGAttctgatgagtttatttttcgaAATCTAACAAAATGTAAAGATGCCTATGTTTTGCGTAAAGAAAATACCCCTTTGTCGTATTCAAGGATGCGTGAGCTCTTTATTGAGGCTTTCAAGCCTTTTGTTCATAACATAAAGCGATATGGATTGCACAGTTTGAGGTCTGGGGGTGCTAGTGTTTGTGCTAATTTGGGTTTACCAGACCGCCTTTTTAAGAGGCACGGTAGATGGCGTTCTGAAACGGCCAAAGATGGTTATGTTAAGGACTCGTTAGAAGATTTGCTTAAAGTCTCCAAAAATTTAGGGTTATAG